The Flavobacterium sp. IMCC34852 genome contains the following window.
AGGGCAAGCGTATTATTTTGACAAGCGGTGCAAAGTATAAGTCATCGCTGTCAATAAGAAGAACGCTACCACTTGGTGTGTCAATCCCAACCAAAGAGGAACTGCATACAACAAAGTGAGAACGCCTAAAGCAAATTGTACAAACACCAATACAACCAAGGCATTCAAACCCTTTTGTTGTTGGGCTGAAAGCGCATATTTTTTACTTTTGAAATACAAATACAAAATCAAACCAACGACTAGATAAGCCATCGTTCGGTGTACAAATTGAACGCCGCTTTTGCCTTCGGTTAATCGGAGTAACCAACTGTCTTTTTCCAAAGCAATACTCTCGTGAAAAAACTGTCCGTCACTCATGAGCGGCCAATGGTTGTGTATTAATCCTGCGTTTAATCCGGCTACAAAACCACCGTAAATGATTTGGGCAATTAAGAAAAACATCGTAATGCGCGCTAATTTCTTCAAAGGAACAATCACTTCTTTTCTTTCGGGATAAATCAAATCCAAAGCGACCCAAAGCGTGTAAGCAAAAGTGATAAACGCAAAAGTCAAGTGCAATGCCAATCTGAAATGACTCACATCCGGATTGTCAACCAAACCGCTTTTCACCATAAACCAACCAAAGAAACCTTGCAAAGCGCCCATTCCCAGTAGGATAAAGCATTTGTTTAAAGTGGCTTTATCGATTCGTTTTTTGATTAAGAAATAGACAAACGGAATGATGAATACCAAACCGATAATTCTGCCGATAAAACGGTGGAACCATTCCCAGAAATAAATGAACTTGTAATCATCCAACTGAAAATCGTTGTGAACATTAATTTTTTGATACTCCGGAAATTTCTTGTATTCTTCAAAAGCATGAACCCATTTTTCCTCACTCATGGGTGGAAAAGTGTCGGTTACCAAATGCCAATCGGTCATCGATAAACCCGAATTGGTTAAGCGAGTGATACCGCCAACTACGACCATTATAAACACTAAAACACAACCGGAAAGTAGCCAATAAATGACTGATTTGTCTTTTTTCACTGTTTTAAAATATTTTACAAAATTAACCATTGAAAGCTGAATTCAGTATTCAACAAAAGTTAATCTAATACCAATTTATTTTACTTTTTTCAAACCTAATTTCTCGGCTTTCGCCAAAACAAAATCATATGCGGCTTGGTACTCATTTGGGATTTCTCCTTCCAGAATTGCTTCTTTTACCGCTTCTTTCAGCACGCCGATTTCTTTTGAAGGTTGCAAATTGAAGAGTTCCATAATTTCTTCACCACTAATAGGCGGTTGGAAATTGCGTACATGATCGCGTTCTTCCACCTCAATAATTTTTCGTCGAACAATGTCGAAATTGTTGTGGTATTTTTTGAATTTGGCCGGATTCTTAGTCGTAATATCGGCTTCGCACAATGTCATTAAATTATCGACATCTTCTCCGGCATCAAACACCAATCTTCGCACGGCCGAATCGGTTACGATATCTTCTGACAAGACAATTGGGCGTGAACTCAACATCACCATTTTTTGCACAAATTTCATCTTTTGGTTCAATGGCATGTGCAATCTTTCAAAAATTTTCTTGACCATTTTGCCTCCCAAAAATTCGTGTCCGTGGAAGGTCCAGCCTTGTTTTTTATTGAAACGTTTTGTAGGTGCTTTGCCAATATCGTGCAACAAGGCAGCCCAGCGCAACCAAACATCGTCGGTATTCGGGCAAATATTATCTACTACTTCCAACGTGTGATAGAAGTTGTTTTTATGCGTATGGCCTTCGATTTCTTCTACGTTATTGAGCGCGGTCAATTCGGGTAAAATAATCTCGAGTAAGCCGGTTTTGTATAAATGTAAAAAACCAATAGATGGTTTCGGTGTTTCCAAAATCTTGTTTAATTCGTCTACAATTCTTTCTCCTGAAATGATTTTGATACGGTCTTTGTTATCGGTAATGGCTTGCAAAGATTTTTCTTCAATGGTAAAATTCAATTGCGTCGCAAAACGAATCGCTCTCATCATTCGCAACGGATCATCAGAATAAGTAATATCCGGATTCAAAGGCGTTTTAATGAGTTTGTTTTTCAAATCGGTTAAGCCATCGAATGGGTCAACCAAATCACCGTAATTATTCGGATTCAAAGAAAATGCTAAGGCGTTAATGGTAAAATCACGCCGATTTTGGTCGTCTTTGAGTGTCCCGATTTCTACGATAGGATTCCGACTGTCTTGGGTGTAACTTTCTTTTCGTGCGCCCACGAATTCAATATCGATTTCTTTGTAACGCAACATGGCCGTACCATAGTTTTTAAAAACTTGTACTTTGGGTTTGTTAGGTAATAATTGGGAAACTTTCAGCGCCAAATCAATACCGGAACCCACAGCCACGATATCAATATCTTTTTTGAAATCGCGTTGCAAAAGAAAATCACGAACAAAGCCACCGATTACGTAGCTTTCCAGCTTAAGTTCCTGACTGGCCTGCGTTATAATTTTAAATATTGGGTTGTCTAATGCTTTGGTATAATTCATTCTTTTGGGCTCTGAGAACTGCGACTTTATTTTCTGATGATTTTCACCTGACTATCACTTGTAAGTTTGATAATCGTTGATGGTTTGTCACAAATTTTTTCGTGGTGCAAATTTACTACATAGTCTACACCCTTTATAATTTCGGAACTGATTTCTTTAAAAGATTTTGGGGTAAACATGCCCGAGATATTAGCCGAGGTCGAAACCAAAGGTTTTTTCATGCGTTCCATCAGTTTGAAACAAAACGGTTCTTTAACGATTCGCACGCCAAGGGTTTTGTCTTCTGCAATAACATTAGCCGCTACATTTCTAGGATTGTCGAGGATTAAGGTCGTTGGTTTTTCAGATAAATCCAAAATTTGCCAAGCCACTTCAGGAATGTCTTTGAAAACATTGTATATCATTTTTTCGCCATTCATCAAAACAATCATGCTTTTGGTTTCTTCACGTTGTTTTAAGGCGTAGATTTTTTTTACGGCTTCGGCATTGGTAGCATCGCATCCGATTCCCCAAACTGTATCAGTAGGATAGAGGATGATGCCACCGTTTTGGATGACTTCAAAAGCTTTGTGTACTTCTTCGTTGAGATTCATTTTTGCAAAATTTTTGTAAAGATAATGTAAATCACAAGAATTCTGTTTTGGTTATCTTTGCCGAAAAATAGAAAAATGCAACTGTTACTGTTTTTAATTCTATATCCGATTTTGTATTTAATTTCGATATTGCCTTTTAGACTGCTGTATCTTTTTTCAGATTTTGTGTTTGTTTTGGTTTACCACGTTTTCGGTTACAGAAAAAAAGTGGTTAGAGCCAACATCGCTTTGGCATTGCCTCATTTGGCGGAAAAAGAAAGAAGGCGAATTGAAAAAGATTCCTATCGTCATTTGTGCGATATGTTTTTAGAGATGATTAAAACGATGACTATTTCGGTTAAAGATATTGAGCGACGCTTTGTCTTTAAGAATTTAGAGGTTTATCAGGATTTGGAAAAAAAAGGCAAAAGTGTGGCTTTGATGTGTGCACATTACGCCAGTTACGAATGGGTGATTTCCATCAATTCAAGATCTAATTTTATAGGTTATGCCATTTATAAAAGAATCAACAATAAGTATTTTGACGACTTGGTCAAAAAGATTCGCTCTCGTTTTAAAGCTGAATTGATTACGACTAAGCAGGCTGTTATTACTATTGAAAGTAATGAAGCTAAAGGAATAAAAGGACTTTACGGATTCGCCAGCGACCAATCGCCGCAAGTTAAACGAAAAACGTATTGGAGTTCGTTTATGGGAATAGAAGTTCCCGTTCATACCGGTGCCGAAATGTTGGCCAAACGTTTTGACATGACGGTTGTTTTTTTGAAAGTGAAAAAAGTTAAAAGAGGTTTTTATGAAGCCGAATTAGAACTCTTATCCGATAATGCCGTTGTTGTTCCCGATTATCAAATCACAGAAACATTTTTGAGAAAAGTTGAAGATCAAATCAGGGAAGCACCCGAGTTTTATCTTTGGACGCACAAAAGGTGGAAGCACAAAGGCAAAAACAAATTGGTCAACTAATGACTACTTACAATTTTATTTTAGTATTATTGTAATAATGAAATTATCAGTAATCATCACCACTTACAATGCAGAAGAATGGCTTCATAAAGTTCTTGTAGGGTATAGTGTTCAAACCACAACTGATTTCGAGATTGTGATTGCCGATGATGGTTCTACGCCCAAAGTCAAAGAAGTTTTGGCTTTGTTTTCAGCTAAGTTTAAATACCCGATTATACATGTTTGGCAAGAAGATTTAGGCTTTCGAAAGTCTGAAATTCTCAATAAAGCCATCCTCAAAACCAATGCCGATTATTTATTGTTTACCGATGGTGATTGCATTCCGCGGAAAGATTTTGTTGCGGTTCATTTAAAACACAAGGAAGAAGGATCATTTCTTTCGGGAGGTTACTTCAAATTACCCATGAACCTATCCAAAGCCATTACGGATGATGATATTATTAAGCAAAATTGTTTTGATGTTTTATGGTTAAAAAAGCAAGGGTTGTCACTGAGTTTCAAGGCTTCAAAACTAACGCACAATAAGTACTTTGCGGCTTTTATGAACTGGTTAACGCCAACCAAACGAACCTTTAACGGACACAATACTTCGTGTTTTAAAAGCGATATCATAGCCGTAAACGGATTTAATGAAGACATGCAATATGGTGGTTTAGACCGCGAAGTAGGGGAACGTTTGTTCAACAATGGCTTGATTTCAAAACAAATCAGGTATGCCGCGGTCTGTGTACACTTAGATCACGCTCGTGGCTATTTCAGCCAAGAAGGTTGGGATAAAAATTTAGCAATTAGAGCTTACAATAAAAAGCACCACATCATTAAAATTAAAAACGGAATTGAAAAGTTGGCTTAACTTTTAGCAGGTTTTCCAAAAAGCGAATACATTTTCATTTTTCTGAACAGCGATATCTTTCTCTTTTCGGGTACGCCGAAATCTGCACAATATTTTTTTACCGCTTCTACCATTCTTTCTGCCGATTTTCCGTCGATGTACGGATGGTATTGGTTGAAAATTTCCTTTCTGTTTTGGGCAAAAGGATCTTTCGAAAGGTTGTTTTCAACCAAAGGAATTAGCTGATTATAGTCGGAACTGTTTTCCCAAAGAATATTTTCCGAAATGTTTTTGAAGGTTACTACGGGTTTATCCAATAGCAAGAATTCATAAATTACTGAGGAAGTATCGCTGATTAACAAATCGGCCATCAATAAAAACTTGATGATGTTTTTTTCAGTTTCAAATATAATGTTTGGCGTTTCTTCGGCTATTTTTTTATACACTTCCAGCCAGTTGACATCCATTAAAGGATGAAACTTTAGCAACACCAAATAATCCGGATTTTTAACCAAAGTTTTTAATTCTTCTGTTACAAAAGGCGCAGAAGTCAGTTTCGGAGAAAATGTTGGCGCATACAAGAGTATTTTTTTCGCCCCGTGTTTTTGCAAAAGATTTTGCTTTTCAGTATCGTATTTGTGAAAATCGGTACCGTAAACATCGAGCTTAGGCCAACCGGTTTCCATGACTTCGAAGTCGCGGTATTTGTTTTTAAACTCGAGGAATTTTCGGGTGAAATACGGACCTTGAGTTAAGTACAAATCAAAATAATGGCGTATTCTGAAATGGCCTTTCTTTTCTCCGGCCAGTCCGTGAAAAACCTGAACTTTTACACCTCTTAAGTAATGAGGAACTTCATTGCCGGGCACAAAAATGGCATCGCTTTGGTACGCTTCTAAATCGGATATCTCAGTAGTGTGGTTTTCGTTGGTAAACGGAAAATCTGCCAATATTTTTTTATTGACATACCAAATGTATTCGTCTCCATTAAGTGCCAAATGGTTTTTAATGGGTTCAAGAATTCCGAACGAATAATTGTTTTGGCAAAAAAGAATGCATTTCATTTTAGAGCATTTTGTTCACATTCTCTAAGTCTTCCACAAAGTCAATTTCCATACAATTGTATGCAGAAATATCAACAGCGGTAATCTTGATACCATCTTTTTCGATAGCCAATTCTAAACCTCTTTCAAAGTAATCATTGTCTTCACATTCTTCCAATCGGTTGATAAAATGCTGGATGTCTTTAGAAGCAATGAAGTTGATGCCAACTGCTTCTCCGAGACCGTTTTTAACGGTTTTAGACAGTTCGTGAATGTAACCGTCTTTTAAAGTGTATTTCACTTCTTCGTCGGCTACTTTGCTGGTATTTACGGCTACAAAAGAAGTTTTTGATTTGATATAAGGATGAAGAATGTCAAGAATTTGTCGGTCGAAAACCACATCGCCGTTAAACCACATCACCGATTTGTCTCGGTTTTTGCGCAAGGCTTGCAACAGGCTTTTTGAAGTGTTGGTTCGGTCAAAAAACGGATTGTAAATGTAAGTCAGTTCCGGAAAACGTTCCATAATTAAATCCTTTTTAAAGCCGACTACCACATTGATATCATCGATATTAAATTTTGAAGCGATGTTTTCGGTTTGGTATTCCATGATACTTTTACCATTTTTTAGTGGTGTTAACGGTTTCGGAAACGGATTACCAAGTCTTGAACCGATACCGGCGGCTAGAATTACTATTTTCATATTTTTTAATGTAAAATTAATTTTTTAGGATTGAAAGTTCGTCTGTTGAGGCATTCCAATTTTTGTTCGGTTTTTTCCAATCGCCATATTTATGTGTCAGATATTCTTCGGTTAATAATGGAATGGTATAATGTTTATTTAAGAATTCAATTTGGGTGTAATTTTCATAAAACTTTTTCGGAGCCATCATAGTTTTGTCCGCTACTTTCCAATAAACATGTTCTTTATCGGTAAATTTTATAAAAATTTCCAAACAAACATTCCCTTTTAAAAGCCCGAAAAAATACTTCTTTCTGATTTTAATCAGTCGTGTCATTCCTTTTTGGAATGGACTGTCATTTGCCTCAAAGGTTCTGATTCTGATGCGATAATTACTTTTATGAAGTTCTTTGTAAACTTCATCCATTTTCAAAAGTTCTTCACTCAAGATTGAAATATCAACATCACTATCCCAAGGAAGCAATCTGTTTTCTCTGTAAATGCCTAATAATGTTCCGCCTTCTAAGGCATAATTTACTTTAAATTTTTCTAAAAGTAAAGTCACCTCATGCAACAGTGACTCTGCATTTTTTTTATTTCTACCGGTTAATTTTATTGCGTATCCCATTTATTTAAGGAAAGTTAGGAAACATTTTTATCAATCCAATTCAAGATGTATGCTATTTTGGTTTTAGTGTACAAATCGAGACTTTGAATATTTAAAAATAATTTATTTTTATTCATTTTGTGAATAATAAACCGAAATTTTATCCAAGACAATGGTTTCTTAGCGGAATCAAAACGAACCAATTGGTAATCGTTTTTGAGCACATTTTTATTGTTTTCAACCTCAAGATGTGCCACGACAGATTGCACCATTACCAAATTTTCGTGTCTGAATTTGTTCTTGATGTTATTGATAAATATCGTTTGGTTGTCTTGGTAGAACTTCTCGAGAACCGACTTTCTCATTGCAAAAGGCGTATGGTTAAGGCAAATCTTTCGGGTATAACCCAAAGCTTTTGCAGTGTAATCTTGAGTTCTTTTGTAGCCTAGGTAACCTTTGGTTTTGGGTTTTTTAAGTCCGAGAAGAATCGGTAATTTTTTGGTTATTTTTTCCGCCTCAAAACGCATCCATTGACCTCTTATGATGGGTAAACCTTCTTTGGTAAAAAAATCTTCGGGTTTGGTTTCTCGGAATAAAAGCATGTCATCATTGAAATAAACAAAATGCTCCGCCAATCCGGGTATTCTATGCATCATTGTTTCAATGGTGTAAGAATTAAATACCGGTAAATATTGTTCGTAACCGGCAAAAATTACTTTATGATCAATGATGCTAACCTTTTGGTATTGACTTTCGGTCTCCGCTTTTTTTAAGAAATCGGGTTGCTGCTCGTCGGTAATGATGTAAATGTTTCTTATGTAAGGAGCAAATTTGATAATTGATTTAACCGTATACTCAATCTCATTAACCTGATTGATTCGGTTAGTAACGACCTTTTTGTTAATCAATGTCTGGTCATCAAGATGTTGAATTAGTTTGTTTTTGTGGTTAATGTCGTTTCCGTCAACCCACAAAATAACCGCATCTATATCAAATTTGTTTTCCATAAAAAATAAGTATTAAACCGCTACATCATATTCTCTCAACGCATTGTTGAGTGATGTTTTTAAGTCGGTTGAAGGCTTGCGGGTTCCAATAATCAATGCACAAGGAACTTGATAATCTCCTGCGGCAAAAGACTTTGTATAACTCCCCGGAATTACTACTGAACGCGCCGGAACAAATCCTTTGTATTCAACCGGCTCGCTTCCGGTTACGTCGATTATTTTGGTCGATGCAGTCAAACAAACATTGGCACCAAGTACGGCTTCTTTACCCACGTGAACACCTTCGACAACGATGCATCTTGAACCAATAAAAGCACCGTCTTCAATAATTACCGGAGCGGCTTGTAAAGGTTCTAAAACACCACCAATTCCAACACCACCCGAAAGGTGAACATCTTTCCCGATTTGGGCACAACTACCAACGGTTGCCCAAGTATCTACCATGGTTCCTTCATCAACATAAGCACCGATATTGACATAACTTGGCATCAAAATTACACCTTTAGAAATATAGGCGCCATAACGAGCAGTGGCCGGTGGGACTACTCGAATTCCTTTTTCGGAATAACCGGTTTTTAGCAACATTTTGTCGTGGTATTCAAAAATTCCGGCTTCCCAGGTTTCCATTTTTTGGATAGGGAAATACATCACTACGGCTTTCTTGACCCATTCGTTAACTTGCCAACCATCGTCTGTTGGTTCGGCAACACGCAAAGTTCCGGCGTCTAACAAAGCAATTACTTCTCTGATGGCTGTTGTTGTAGTTTCTTCTTGTAATAAAGCTCGGTTGTCCCAAGCTTTTTCAATAGTATTTTGTAGTGTTGTCATGTTTCTTGAATTTGGAACAAAGATAGTTTCATTTTTAGAAAGTAACAAAGCATTTATTGCTAAGGATTGAGTATCAAAAAAATGTTAAATTCCAACCATTAGTTGTTAGAATAAGTAAGTTTGTGATGACCAATTTAACTTTCTGAATCTCTAACTTATGAAAGCAAAACTTTTACTTTTTAGTTTGTCAACTTGTTTTTTTATGAGTTGTCAAAAGCAAGCGGAAAACAAACCATCAACTCAAGATTCTATTGCTAAAGTTGACTCCGTAAACAATGTAGCGGCACATCATGCCAAAAATTCATTGGATTATATCGGAACCTATAAAGGTATTTTGCCTTGTGCCGATTGTGAAGGTTTGGAAACGATTGTTTGTATTAATGAAAATAACACTTACAACATCAAAACGAAGTACCAAGGTAAAGGCGATAAAGTATTTGAACAAAAGGGTACTTTTTCATGGAATAAAGAAGGCAATACCATTATCTTAGACGATGTAAAGAATGGTCCCAATCAATATTTCGTAGGCGAAAATACGCTGACACAATTAGATTTGTCGGGCAAAAGAATCACCGGGGATTTAGCAGCAGCGCATATTTTGGCCAAACAACCATCTGAGAATTCCGAACTTGAAACCACAACTGAACCCAAGAAGACAGTCGATTTGAATAGCAGAATGGAAGCTCAAACCGTAGTTAAAAAAGTTAATCCTGCTATTGGTAAAGCTACCTTGGCGGAAACCAAATGGAGACTGATTACTCTAAACGGAAAAGTAGTAATTCAAAATGGAAAAAAAGACTTCTTTTTAAAATTAAATTCTAAAGACGGCAGATTTAGCGCCTATGCCGGATGTAATAATCTGACGGGAAGTTATGTGATGCCTTCTGCTTTTGGTTTGACATTTTCCAATGTAGCAATGACCCGTATGGCTTGTCCTAACATGTTGTTAGAAACGCTTTTTTCTAAGGCATTGGCAGAAACCGAGCATTATTCTATTAAAGATAATATTCTAAAGTTGCACAAAGGAAAAGTAGCAATTTTGGCTACCTTTGAGCCTGCAAAATAATAAGAAATGTCCAGAATTTTAGCCATTGATTACGGAATAAAACGTACCGGAATTGCCGTTACCGACGAATTGCAAATCATTGCTTCGGGTTTGACAACCATTGCTTCTGACACTGCGATTGCCTTTTTAAAAAACTATTTTTCTAAAGAAAATGTGGCTAAAGTATTGATTGGCGAACCCAAACAAATGAACGGTCAACCATCGGAAAGTACGCCTGTTATTGAAAAGTTTGTAGCTGATTTTACTAAGGCTTTTCCTGAAATGAAAATGGAAAGAGTAGACGAACGATTTACCTCAAAGATGGCTTTTCAAACCATGATAGACAGTGGTTTATCAAAGAAACAAAGACAAAACAAAGCTTTGGTTGATGAAATTGCCGCTACGATTTTACTCCAAGATTATCTCACCCGAAAAATGATTTAATTTTGTTACTTTTGCTCCGTTAAAATTAGAAATAGGAATTCGGGCTTAAAATCTAAATTCTTATTCAAAAAATCTAAAATCAAAATGATTATCCCAATTTACGGATACGGTGAACCGGTTTTAAGAAAAGTCGGAGAAGAAATCACACCGGATTATCCTAATTTAAAAGAAATTATCGCCAATATGTATGACACCATGTACAACGCTTATGGTGTGGGTTTGGCTGCACCACAAGTTGGTATGGCTATTCGATTATTCGTAATTGATACAGAGCCTTTTAGCGACAGCGATGATTTATCCAAAGAAGAACAAGCCCAACTCAAAAACTTCAAAAGAACCTTTATCAATGCCAAAATGCTGAAAGAAGAAGGTGAAGAATGGGGTTTTAATGAAGGTTGTTTGAGTATTCCCGATGTTCGTGAGGATGTTTACCGTCACGAAAGAATCACGATTGAATATTGTGATGAAGATTTCATTAAAAAAACAGAAGTGTTTGACGGTTTGATCGCCCGTGTCATCCAGCATGAATACGATCACATCGAAGGTATTTTGTTTACGGATAAAATATCGACCTTGAAAAAAACACTAATCAAGAAGAAGTTACAAAATATCATGGACGGCAAAGCTTTCCCTGATTACCGCATGAAATTTGCCAATAAAAAAGGAAGAAACTAGAAAAATTTCATCTTTTAAATTCCAAATCCCAATTTTGAAAAAACTTTAACAATTTTATCACCTCTTTTGGACTTTGGTTTTTGATATTTGGAATTTGAATTATTTATATTTGTGCCCTAAAATTAAATTAATACAATGAACGTAGAGAAAATATTAGCTATAGCCGGAAAACCGGGATTATTCGAATTGAAATTACAAACTCGCTCAGGGTTTTTAGCCGAGTCATTATTAGACGGAAAAAAAATTACGGTTGGAATGAGAAGTAACGTAAGTTTACTTTCTGAGATTTCAATGTACACTTATAGTGAAGAAAAACCGTTAGCCGACATTATTAGAGCGATTGCCATTAAAGAAAATGAAGGTCCTGCCATTTCTCACAAAGAAGATAACGGAAAGCTAATAGCCTACTTCAAAGAAATTTTACCTGATTATGATGAAGAAAGAGTGTACGCTTCAGATATTAAAAAAGTTTTGAATTGGTACAATATCCTTCAAGCTAAAGGCTTGGTGTCTAAAGAAGAACCAAAAGTAGAAAACGCAGAAGCCATCAAAGAAGAAGTAGTGGAAGAAGTGAAGGCCAAAAAATCACCTGCTAAAAAAGCTGCAAAAAAAGAAGAATAGTTAATTACTTCTTTATAAATACAAATCCTATTGTTGCAATGCAATGATAGGATTTTCTATTTTTATGCAAATTCTAAACGATGAACAATAGACAACAACAACTTGAAGCTTTCGGTCGATTACTCGATATCATGGATGATTTGCGCGAAAAATGTCCTTGGGACAAAAAGCAAACCCTTGAAAGTTTACGTCATTTAACCATTGAAGAAACCTATGAATTGGGCGATGCCATTTTGGATAATGATTTGGCTGAAATCAAAAAAGAGTTAGGTGATTTGTTA
Protein-coding sequences here:
- a CDS encoding copper resistance protein NlpE N-terminal domain-containing protein; translated protein: MKAKLLLFSLSTCFFMSCQKQAENKPSTQDSIAKVDSVNNVAAHHAKNSLDYIGTYKGILPCADCEGLETIVCINENNTYNIKTKYQGKGDKVFEQKGTFSWNKEGNTIILDDVKNGPNQYFVGENTLTQLDLSGKRITGDLAAAHILAKQPSENSELETTTEPKKTVDLNSRMEAQTVVKKVNPAIGKATLAETKWRLITLNGKVVIQNGKKDFFLKLNSKDGRFSAYAGCNNLTGSYVMPSAFGLTFSNVAMTRMACPNMLLETLFSKALAETEHYSIKDNILKLHKGKVAILATFEPAK
- the ruvX gene encoding Holliday junction resolvase RuvX, translating into MSRILAIDYGIKRTGIAVTDELQIIASGLTTIASDTAIAFLKNYFSKENVAKVLIGEPKQMNGQPSESTPVIEKFVADFTKAFPEMKMERVDERFTSKMAFQTMIDSGLSKKQRQNKALVDEIAATILLQDYLTRKMI
- the def gene encoding peptide deformylase — its product is MIIPIYGYGEPVLRKVGEEITPDYPNLKEIIANMYDTMYNAYGVGLAAPQVGMAIRLFVIDTEPFSDSDDLSKEEQAQLKNFKRTFINAKMLKEEGEEWGFNEGCLSIPDVREDVYRHERITIEYCDEDFIKKTEVFDGLIARVIQHEYDHIEGILFTDKISTLKKTLIKKKLQNIMDGKAFPDYRMKFANKKGRN
- a CDS encoding DUF5606 family protein, with the protein product MNVEKILAIAGKPGLFELKLQTRSGFLAESLLDGKKITVGMRSNVSLLSEISMYTYSEEKPLADIIRAIAIKENEGPAISHKEDNGKLIAYFKEILPDYDEERVYASDIKKVLNWYNILQAKGLVSKEEPKVENAEAIKEEVVEEVKAKKSPAKKAAKKEE